One region of Drosophila subobscura isolate 14011-0131.10 chromosome J, UCBerk_Dsub_1.0, whole genome shotgun sequence genomic DNA includes:
- the LOC117893669 gene encoding ABC transporter A family member 7-like gives MDVLGLVGERSGKTSINNIIVSNIKLSSGRVLVKGVDVHSKKINRYRAYKYMGYCPQNDCFEPKFTGRENLKIFCLIRGLRADKVHEVSEELAENLNFREHLDKQSWKYTISDRRKLSTAISVIGTPPLIILDEPTAGVEKAHRADVLDVIKSVNECGSTILLSSNNIEDFQSLCNRMALLKRGKVIGIGSVESFRNSLTPGLILMVKVRPHAIIQSVR, from the coding sequence ATGGATGTTCTTGGACTAGTGGGTGAACGGTCTGGCAAGACGAGCATTAACAATATAATTGTATCGAATATCAAGCTATCTTCGGGTCGTGTTCTAGTCAAAGGTGTCGACGTACACAGCAAGAAAATAAACCGATACAGGGCCTACAAATATATGGGTTATTGCCCACAAAATGATTGTTTTGAGCCCAAATTTACAGGTCgtgaaaatttaaaaatattctgCCTTATACGTGGCTTAAGAGCGGATAAAGTGCACGAAGTATCCGAGGAACTGGCCGAAAATCTAAACTTTCGGGAGCATTTGGATAAACAATCGTGGAAGTATACGATCAGTGATAGGCGGAAACTGAGTACAGCAATTTCAGTAATAGGAACTCCCCCACTCATCATATTGGATGAGCCAACCGCAGGAGTGGAGAAGGCGCATCGAGCGGATGTTTTGGATGTGATCAAGAGTGTCAACGAATGTGGCAGCACAATTTTGCTATCCTCAAACAATATTGAAGACTTTCAGTCTCTGTGCAATCGAATGGCACTGCTGAAGCGGGGAAAAGTCATTGGCATTGGATCAGTGGAGAGCTTTCGAAATAGTCTAACCCCAGGACTGATTCTCATGGTAAAAGTCAGGCCACATGCCATAATACAAAGTGTGCGGTAA
- the LOC117893671 gene encoding ATP-binding cassette sub-family A member 3-like — translation MAIQLFVLLVKNFKSYTRCEMVLYLLLPLLMIHLVYIRCSVNQENSSHCFLRRNGTLGDNVKLSPLYNLMEMIADVTPEKTLLLYSNKDSIVEPLKSALFNILKLRSVERVNSEEDMENTLINENFLGGIIWRVQAGEYFENTDITVRFPSALRTIPTDLWNTNQVRGDMNTPRPLYMNEGFLQIMYAIVAFLAYPAVSNIFKRHKDDGITIVSKPFLSDEEYNEYLDPQILDPMGTTLANVLPFYLSSLYIYPFVRLVMHMQREKNKQLNDLMSISSANRITQYLSWFTSTFILATVINLLTIFLLTAPICKNGNILNCSSFTAVWCFFTIWTVCGICFCFLIHSLLRSATLAAIVIVFLSVLCFLLYIYVDVSRIVVRYPLCLVYQFGFLTGLRKILYYEKYDNTGLQWHHFLRGNFYNSFAVISIIMLMAAFTFLVLCLTVELCCPGKYGVSILRFRSNQDALSCQQNFQRTRHLSPAVVQACILHKSQRRKPPLTNFAMNMYDDQITVILGLSDSGKSAVINSISGSIPPQSGWVKIDDRDIARTSRTAVGLSPQHNPLFANLSVKENMYFFYSLRNVSAHVRTRSTERYLQALELWQVRNVKSRCLHRADRRRLSVACAFCGNPRIVVLDEPSEGLEPCERRLLWDLLQSEKRCRTLIVTTYHIEEADVLGDRLAILCDGQLLFNGTSTFLKNTHGSGYQLVCSQGEICEEPQITSLVLQYIPETSASSDKPFEIAYNIPQDYCRNIVPLLRQLEHGANCFNMGAIGIGTMPVINKFVKATSPGSDAYRGNFASSSPEPDESLFGFLGLFCTEPNRPMETLTKNINFNHHPYPSIQLSENSTVRQIDCFESGPLYLNLFCVSIFSGFFAAYIVRERRIGFKLMQQVEGINMTTFWLSHLFWDWMCLSIFSVSLVILMTLLLHKNFDEETRKV, via the exons ATGGccattcaattatttgttCTATTGGTAAAGAACTTTAAGAGTTATACGCGATGCGAGATGGTTTTGTATctgctactgccgctgctAATGATACACTTGGTTTATATTAGATGTTCCGTAAATCAAGAGAATTCCTCCCACTGTTTCTTACGGCGAAATGGAACACTTGGGGATAATGTAAAGCTGAGTCCATTGTA TAATTTAATGGAAATGATTGCCGATGTAACACCCgaaaaaacacttttattaTACTCAAACAAGGATTCAATAGTCGAACCACTTAAGTCAGCTCTATTTAATATCCTAAAGCTGAGATCTGTTGAGCGTGTCAACTCTGAAGAAGATATGGAAAATACCCTTATAAACGAAAACTTCTTGGGGGGCATTATTTGGAGGGTGCAGGCTGGTGAATACTTTGAGAACACTGACATCACAGTTCGATTTCCCAGTGCACTGCGAACGATACCAACTGACTTGTGGAATACCAATCAAGTCAGGGGCGACATGAACACACCACGACCGCTGTATATGAACGAAGGGTTCTTGCAGATAATGTATGCCATTGTGGCATTTCTTGCATATCCTGCAGTCAGCAACATATTCAAAAGGCACAAGGATGATGGAATAACGATTGTATCAAAGCCATTTCTTAGCGATGAAGAGTATAATGAATACTTAGATCCACAAATACTGGACCCAATGGGTACCACACTGGCAAATGTATTGCCCTTTTATTTGAGTTCTCTTTACATTTATCCATTTGTGCGTTTGGTTATG CACATGCAGAGGGAAAAGAACAAGCAACTCAATGACTTGATGAGCATTTCCAGTGCAAATCGGATTACCCAATATCTCTCCTGGTTTACTTCTACCTTCATTTTGGCCACTGTGATTAACTTGTTGACTATATTCTTGCTTACG GCACCCATCTGCaaaaatggcaacattttgaaTTGTTCGAGCTTCACAGCCGTTTGGTGTTTCTTTACCATTTGGACAGTGTgcggcatttgtttttgtttcttaatCCACAGTTTACTTCGAAGTGCCACATTAGCTGCCATTGTGATTGTCTTCCTATCGGTTTTGTGTTTCCTGTTGTATATCTATGTGGATGTCTCAAGAATAGTTGTGCGCTATCCATTGTGCCTGGTGTACCAGTTTGGATTCCTAACTGGCCTGCGAAAAATACTTTACTACGAGAAGTACGATAACACGGGACTGCAGTGGCATCATTTCCTGAGAGGAAATTTCTACAATAGTTTTGCCGTAATATCCATCATAATGCTGATGGCTGCCTTCACTTTTCTGGTGTTGTGCCTAACTGTCGAGCTGTGCTGCCCGGGCAAGTACGGAGTGTCCATATTGCGCTTTCGAAGTAATCAAGACGCGTTGAGCTGCCAGCAGAACTTTCAAAGGACTCGCCATTTGAGCCCAGCCGTGGTGCAGGCGTGCATTTTGCATAAGAGTCAACGCCGAAAGCCGCCACTGACCAATTTCGCCATGAATATGTACGATGATCAGATCACGGTCATATTGGGACTATCCGATTCGGGCAAGTCCGCTGTTATCAACTCCATTTCGGGCAGCATTCCGCCCCAATCGGGCTGGGTGAAAATTGACGATAGAGACATAGCGAGGACGAGTAGAACTGCGGTGGGATTGTCGCCCCAGCATAATCCATTGTTTGCCAATCTGAGCGTCAAAGAGAACATGTACTTCTTCTATTCGCTGCGGAATGTGAGCGCCCATGTCAGAACTCGTTCCACGGAAAGATATTTGCAGGCCCTCGAGCTGTGGCAAGTTAGGAATGTGAAAAGCCGCTGCCTGCACAGAGCCGACAGGCGGCGACTATCCGTGGCCTGTGCCTTTTGTGGCAATCCACGGATTGTCGTGCTCGATGAACCCAGCGAGGGTCTGGAACCCTGCGAGCGACGATTGCTGTGGGATTTGCTGCAATCGGAGAAGCGTTGCAGGACTTTGATAGTCACAACTTATCATATCGAAGAGGCGGATGTTCTGGGCGATCGTTTGGCCATACTATGCGATGGCCAATTGCTTTTTAATGGCACTTCCACGTTTCTAAAGAACACTCATGGCTCTGGCTATCAATTG GTCTGTTCGCAAGGTGAAATATGCGAGGAGCCACAGATAACATCTTTAGTGCTGCAGTACATACCAGAGACGAGTGCATCCTCTGACAAGCCATTTGAAATTGCCTACAACATACCCCAGGACTACTGTCGCAACATTGTGCCATTGCTTCGGCAGCTGGAGCACGGAGCTAATTGCTTTAATATGGgtgccattggcattggcacCATGCccgttataaataaatttgtcaaGGCCACATCCCCGGGCTCTGACGCTTACAGGGGCAACTTTGCAAGCAGCTCGCCCGAACCCGATGAAAGTCTATT TGgctttttgggtttattttgcaCTGAACCCAACCGACCCATGGAAACGCTTACGAAAAACATCAACTTCAATCATCATCcctatccatccattcagtTGAGTGAAAATTCCACAGTGCGTCAAATTGATTGCTTCGAGAGTGGCCCATTGTATTTGAATCTGTTTTGTGTCAGTATCTTCAGCGGGTTCTTTGCCGCCTACATTGTCAGGGAGCGACGCATTGGGTTCAAGTTGATGCAACAAGTGGAGGGCATTAATATGACTACATTCTGGCTCTCCCACTTATTCTGGGACTGGATGTGTCTTTCCATATTTTCCGTATCGCTGGTTATACTCATGACGCTGCTTCTCCATAAGAATTTCGATGAAGAGACACGTAAAGTTTGA
- the LOC117895649 gene encoding huntingtin-interacting protein 1 isoform X2 — protein sequence MSTLAEKDFYQLTVSTNKALNGIEAPLKTKHARSIIIMIHKTKEAKSFWNTISRQSLMQSRFTAWKFCHLLHKVLREGHPCAIKHSQSHRKMILEVGKMWGLLQDDIGLCINAYCKLLVTKLNFHEKNPFPGTLIVSFKELAKAADRDLNYFFQLCVEIFDYLEDIIALQLQIFASINTYRMSSMTQQGQCRLAPMICLIQDSNALYDNSVRIMFKLHENLPNDVLSGHRDRFNVLFLKLKDFYENVRPLQYFKSLISVPELPASSPNFSSQVDFSSYIPPVVYVQPEPEPVVEDLVETSSPSEPDYSQTQQQLNTLESIINEKDATIEELRFRLNSLQQNFDELGQSYQREVTEMQKTNALLSSDLLISREMCENIRMQNDDLEAQLNQNPMLIQKVMEEEEKQKQSSEKFNKLKTLYTQIRDEHIKLLREQSESTKVLNKEKQTNSELLLQTKVLNNEILKIKGDVEEKNKINFDLLQQIEDQKEQLSQLESVRNEIKEQFENVVKQKEIQELDSISTSERLSENSVVIEKLNETLKEAQEKVSLAENQIVQKNEELQQHLKAHETEKETLLALNEQLKLEHKTTFEAQKKELQQTTNSLNQKETSLQETTGALALLKQEQLAVTQQYEDLQGKHAALEENFLQTTKQVDSITESYQNCHSNLKDVRKLVVQTVKDICSSKLSDSAEQPLDAIPKITTEMDGLIVRFTSTPELQKATSIEGLQAAMYFGYTFIKLYDQCDVIYKSTTEIETGQDILMKASSICSDIGTFFQYSLNEEPRERESQKALSDAQSKLSDIRKLVDKIKQTFEQKMDFDKLLEIELREMDSAIDEAASKIINLLAKAREKDDKTNLEVNGKIVDACTTLMQCVKVLILKSRVLQQEIVASQKGNASANEFYKRNSQWSDGLISASKSVAKAANYLVEAANNAIESESGKNFELIVAAQEIAACTAQMVIASKVKANRNSQNLTDLTKASRSVTQATGTLVATVKDCNSQLEELNEKELSNLTPSQIKTMEMEIHVKVLETEQALQTQRMKLSAFRREHYKNTDY from the exons ATGTCAACTCTAGCCGAAAAGGACTTTTACCAGTTG ACTGTCAGCACGAACAAAGCTTTAAATGGCATAGAGGCACCATTAAAAACGAAACATGCTCGatccattattattatgatacacaaaaccaaagaagCAAAATCATTTTGGAACACCATCTCGCGGCAGTCCTTAATGCAGAGCAGATTCACTGCCTGGAAGTTTTGCCATCTGCTGCACAAGGTCCTCAGAGAGGGTCATCCATGTGCTATAAAACATTCTCAAAGTCacaggaaaatgattttagaaGTGGGCAAAATGTGGGGCCTGCTGCAGGACGACATTGGACTTTGTATAAACGCCTACTGCAAGCTGCTGGTCACTAAACTAAACTTCCATGAAAAGAACCCATTTCCCGGAACCCTAATAGTTTCGTTTAAGGAACTTGCGAAAGCTGCCGATCGGGATTTAAATTACTT CTTTCAATTGTGCGTGGAGATCTTTGACTACTTGGAGGATATCATTGCACTGCAGTTACAAATATTCGCCTCCATTAACACCTACCGAATGTCGTCCATGACGCAGCAGGGTCAGTGTAGACTGGCTCCCATGATTTGTCTCATTCAAGACTCAAACGCTCTCTATGATAATAGTGTAAGGATTATGTTTAAACTCCATGAAAACCTACCGAACGACGTCCTGAGCGGCCACAGGGATCGGTTtaacgttttatttttaaagttgAAAGACTTCTATGAGAATGTGCGACCGCTTCAGTATTTTAAAAGCCTAATTTCGGTTCCGGAACTGCCCGCATCCAGTCCAAATTTCAGTTCACAAGTGGATTTCAGTAGCTATATACCACCAGTGGTCTATGTGCAACCAGAGCCCGAGCCAGTTGTGGAAGATCTCGTGGAGACCAGCAGTCCCTCAGAGCCAGATTATAgccaaacgcagcagcagctgaataCACTGGAGAGCATTATCAATGAAAAGGATGCCACGATTGAGGAGTTGAGATTCAGATTGAATTCTTTGCAACAAAATTTCGATGAGCTTGGACAGAGCTACCAACGTGAAGTGACCGAAATGCAGAAAACGAATGCCCTGCTATCAAGCGATCTTTTAATATCCCGGGAAATGTGCGAAAATATACGGATGCAAAACGACGATCTTGAGGCACAATTAAATCAGAATCCCATGCTAATAC AAAAGGTAATGGAAGAGGaggaaaagcagaaacaatCTTCAGAAAAGTTTAACAAACTGAAAACACTTTACACACAAATTCGGGATGAGCATATTAAATTATTGCGTGAG CAAAGTGAATCCACAAAGGTTTTAAACAAAGAGAAGCAAACCAACTCCGAGCTACTACTGCAAACAAAAGTTCTCAACAATGAAATACTAAAGATAAAAGGCGACGTTGAAGAgaagaataaaataaactttgaTTTGCTGCAACAGATAGAAGACCAAAAGGAACAGCTTTCGCAGCTTGAATCGGTTAGGAACGAGATCAAGGAGCAATTTGAAAATGTagtaaaacaaaaggaaatacaaGAGCTGGATTCCATATCCACGTCTGAGAGATTAAGCGAAAATAGTGTAGTTATTGAGAAACTAAATGAGACCCTAAAGGAAGCGCAGGAAAAGGTTTCACTTGCGGAAAACCAAATAGTGCAGAAAAACGAAGAACTGCAACAGCACTTGAAGGCGCATGAAACGGAAAAGGAAACACTCCTAGCACTGAACGAGCAACTAAAACTGGAGCATAAAACAACATTTGAGGCTCAAAAGAAAGAATTGCAGCAAACTACAAACAGCCTTAACCAAAAGGAAACATCGCTACAG GAAACGACTGGTGCTCTGGCGCTACTGAAGCAGGAACAGCTTGCTGTGACTCAACAATACGAGGATTTGCAAGGCAAGCATGCGGCTTTGGAAGAAAACTTCCTACAAACAACGAAACAAGTGGATTCCATTACGGAATCGTATCAAAATTGTCATTCCAATCTCAAGGACGTGAGAAAGTTGGTCGTGCAAACAGTGAAGGATATTTGCAGTTCCAAATTGAGCGATTCCGCCGAACAGCCGCTAGATGCTATACCAAAAATTACTACAGAAATGGATGGGCTCATAGTTAGATTTACTTCCACGCCTGAACTGCAGAAAGCGACCTCCATTGAGGGATTGCAGGCTGCCATGTACTTTGGTTatacatttattaaattatacgACCAGTGCGATGTCATTTACAAGTCAACAACAGAGATTGAGACGGGTCAAG atattttaatGAAGGCCTCATCCATATGCTCAGACATAGGCACCTTTTTCCAATATTCTCTGAACGAGGAACCTAGGGAAAGGGAATCGCAAAAGGCTTTAAGCGATGCTCAATCGAAACTGTCGGATATACGAAAATTAGTTGATAAAATCAAACAGACCTTTGAGCAGAAGATGGACTTCGACAAGCTGCTTGAGATAGAGCTCCGCGAGATGGATAGTGCGATCGATGAGGCAGCATCAAAGATTATAAACCTGTTGGCAAAGGCACGCGAGAAGGATGACAAAACGAACTTGGAAGTCAATGGAAAAATTGTGGATGCATGCACCACCCTTATGCAATGTGTAAAggttttaattttgaaatccCGCGTGCTACAGCAGGAAATTGTCGCATCTCAAAAAG GAAACGCAAGTGCTAACGAATTCTATAAGCGCAACAGTCAATGGTCGGACGGCTTGATATCGGCTTCAAAAAGCGTTGCCAAGGCTGCAAATTACCTGGTGGAGGCCGCCAATAATGCCATTGAGAGTGAATCTGGAAAGAACTTTGAGCTTATAGTCGCTGCCCAGGAAATTGCTGCCTGCACTGCCCAAATGGTGATTGCCAGTAAAGTCAAGGCTAATCGTAATAGCCAGAATCTGACGGATCTTACGAAAGCATCGCGCAGCGTTACTCAGGCCACTGGAACGTTGGTGGCCACTGTTAAAGATTGCAATTCCCAACTGGAAGAGCTAAACGAGAAGGAACTCTCCAATCTAACACCATCCCAAATAAAGaccatggaaatggaaattcatgTTAAAGTTCTCGAAACCGAACAGGCGCTGCAGACACAGCGCATGAAGCTGTCGGCGTTTAGGAGGGAGCACTACAAAAACACCGATTACTAA
- the LOC117895649 gene encoding huntingtin-interacting protein 1 isoform X1 — MSTLAEKDFYQLTVSTNKALNGIEAPLKTKHARSIIIMIHKTKEAKSFWNTISRQSLMQSRFTAWKFCHLLHKVLREGHPCAIKHSQSHRKMILEVGKMWGLLQDDIGLCINAYCKLLVTKLNFHEKNPFPGTLIVSFKELAKAADRDLNYFFQLCVEIFDYLEDIIALQLQIFASINTYRMSSMTQQGQCRLAPMICLIQDSNALYDNSVRIMFKLHENLPNDVLSGHRDRFNVLFLKLKDFYENVRPLQYFKSLISVPELPASSPNFSSQVDFSSYIPPVVYVQPEPEPVVEDLVETSSPSEPDYSQTQQQLNTLESIINEKDATIEELRFRLNSLQQNFDELGQSYQREVTEMQKTNALLSSDLLISREMCENIRMQNDDLEAQLNQNPMLIQKVMEEEEKQKQSSEKFNKLKTLYTQIRDEHIKLLREQSESTKVLNKEKQTNSELLLQTKVLNNEILKIKGDVEEKNKINFDLLQQIEDQKEQLSQLESVRNEIKEQFENVVKQKEIQELDSISTSERLSENSVVIEKLNETLKEAQEKVSLAENQIVQKNEELQQHLKAHETEKETLLALNEQLKLEHKTTFEAQKKELQQTTNSLNQKETSLQELIEALALLKQEFSSVVKQKEIQEQDSISSSARLTENSLVIEKLNSSLNEANEKVSLAEERIMQKTEELQQHLKAHETEKETLLAQNEQLKLEHKTTLEAQKEELQQTINNLNQKETSLQETTGALALLKQEQLAVTQQYEDLQGKHAALEENFLQTTKQVDSITESYQNCHSNLKDVRKLVVQTVKDICSSKLSDSAEQPLDAIPKITTEMDGLIVRFTSTPELQKATSIEGLQAAMYFGYTFIKLYDQCDVIYKSTTEIETGQDILMKASSICSDIGTFFQYSLNEEPRERESQKALSDAQSKLSDIRKLVDKIKQTFEQKMDFDKLLEIELREMDSAIDEAASKIINLLAKAREKDDKTNLEVNGKIVDACTTLMQCVKVLILKSRVLQQEIVASQKGNASANEFYKRNSQWSDGLISASKSVAKAANYLVEAANNAIESESGKNFELIVAAQEIAACTAQMVIASKVKANRNSQNLTDLTKASRSVTQATGTLVATVKDCNSQLEELNEKELSNLTPSQIKTMEMEIHVKVLETEQALQTQRMKLSAFRREHYKNTDY, encoded by the exons ATGTCAACTCTAGCCGAAAAGGACTTTTACCAGTTG ACTGTCAGCACGAACAAAGCTTTAAATGGCATAGAGGCACCATTAAAAACGAAACATGCTCGatccattattattatgatacacaaaaccaaagaagCAAAATCATTTTGGAACACCATCTCGCGGCAGTCCTTAATGCAGAGCAGATTCACTGCCTGGAAGTTTTGCCATCTGCTGCACAAGGTCCTCAGAGAGGGTCATCCATGTGCTATAAAACATTCTCAAAGTCacaggaaaatgattttagaaGTGGGCAAAATGTGGGGCCTGCTGCAGGACGACATTGGACTTTGTATAAACGCCTACTGCAAGCTGCTGGTCACTAAACTAAACTTCCATGAAAAGAACCCATTTCCCGGAACCCTAATAGTTTCGTTTAAGGAACTTGCGAAAGCTGCCGATCGGGATTTAAATTACTT CTTTCAATTGTGCGTGGAGATCTTTGACTACTTGGAGGATATCATTGCACTGCAGTTACAAATATTCGCCTCCATTAACACCTACCGAATGTCGTCCATGACGCAGCAGGGTCAGTGTAGACTGGCTCCCATGATTTGTCTCATTCAAGACTCAAACGCTCTCTATGATAATAGTGTAAGGATTATGTTTAAACTCCATGAAAACCTACCGAACGACGTCCTGAGCGGCCACAGGGATCGGTTtaacgttttatttttaaagttgAAAGACTTCTATGAGAATGTGCGACCGCTTCAGTATTTTAAAAGCCTAATTTCGGTTCCGGAACTGCCCGCATCCAGTCCAAATTTCAGTTCACAAGTGGATTTCAGTAGCTATATACCACCAGTGGTCTATGTGCAACCAGAGCCCGAGCCAGTTGTGGAAGATCTCGTGGAGACCAGCAGTCCCTCAGAGCCAGATTATAgccaaacgcagcagcagctgaataCACTGGAGAGCATTATCAATGAAAAGGATGCCACGATTGAGGAGTTGAGATTCAGATTGAATTCTTTGCAACAAAATTTCGATGAGCTTGGACAGAGCTACCAACGTGAAGTGACCGAAATGCAGAAAACGAATGCCCTGCTATCAAGCGATCTTTTAATATCCCGGGAAATGTGCGAAAATATACGGATGCAAAACGACGATCTTGAGGCACAATTAAATCAGAATCCCATGCTAATAC AAAAGGTAATGGAAGAGGaggaaaagcagaaacaatCTTCAGAAAAGTTTAACAAACTGAAAACACTTTACACACAAATTCGGGATGAGCATATTAAATTATTGCGTGAG CAAAGTGAATCCACAAAGGTTTTAAACAAAGAGAAGCAAACCAACTCCGAGCTACTACTGCAAACAAAAGTTCTCAACAATGAAATACTAAAGATAAAAGGCGACGTTGAAGAgaagaataaaataaactttgaTTTGCTGCAACAGATAGAAGACCAAAAGGAACAGCTTTCGCAGCTTGAATCGGTTAGGAACGAGATCAAGGAGCAATTTGAAAATGTagtaaaacaaaaggaaatacaaGAGCTGGATTCCATATCCACGTCTGAGAGATTAAGCGAAAATAGTGTAGTTATTGAGAAACTAAATGAGACCCTAAAGGAAGCGCAGGAAAAGGTTTCACTTGCGGAAAACCAAATAGTGCAGAAAAACGAAGAACTGCAACAGCACTTGAAGGCGCATGAAACGGAAAAGGAAACACTCCTAGCACTGAACGAGCAACTAAAACTGGAGCATAAAACAACATTTGAGGCTCAAAAGAAAGAATTGCAGCAAACTACAAACAGCCTTAACCAAAAGGAAACATCGCTACAG GAACTAATTGAAGCTCTGGCGCTACTAAAGCAGGAATTTAGCAGTGTAgtaaagcaaaaggaaatacaaGAGCAGGATTCCATTTCGTCTTCTGCGAGATTAACCGAAAATTCTTTGGTCATTGAGAAACTGAATTCGTCCCTTAATGAGGCCAATGAAAAGGTTTCACTTGCTGAAGAACGAATAATGCAGAAAACCGAGGAGCTACAACAGCACTTGAAGGCGCATGAAACCGAAAAGGAAACGCTGTTAGCACAGAATGAGCAACTTAAACTGGAGCATAAAACAACATTAGAGGCTCAAAAGGAAGAATTGCAGCAAACTATAAATAACCTGAACCAAAAGGAGACATCGCTACAG GAAACGACTGGTGCTCTGGCGCTACTGAAGCAGGAACAGCTTGCTGTGACTCAACAATACGAGGATTTGCAAGGCAAGCATGCGGCTTTGGAAGAAAACTTCCTACAAACAACGAAACAAGTGGATTCCATTACGGAATCGTATCAAAATTGTCATTCCAATCTCAAGGACGTGAGAAAGTTGGTCGTGCAAACAGTGAAGGATATTTGCAGTTCCAAATTGAGCGATTCCGCCGAACAGCCGCTAGATGCTATACCAAAAATTACTACAGAAATGGATGGGCTCATAGTTAGATTTACTTCCACGCCTGAACTGCAGAAAGCGACCTCCATTGAGGGATTGCAGGCTGCCATGTACTTTGGTTatacatttattaaattatacgACCAGTGCGATGTCATTTACAAGTCAACAACAGAGATTGAGACGGGTCAAG atattttaatGAAGGCCTCATCCATATGCTCAGACATAGGCACCTTTTTCCAATATTCTCTGAACGAGGAACCTAGGGAAAGGGAATCGCAAAAGGCTTTAAGCGATGCTCAATCGAAACTGTCGGATATACGAAAATTAGTTGATAAAATCAAACAGACCTTTGAGCAGAAGATGGACTTCGACAAGCTGCTTGAGATAGAGCTCCGCGAGATGGATAGTGCGATCGATGAGGCAGCATCAAAGATTATAAACCTGTTGGCAAAGGCACGCGAGAAGGATGACAAAACGAACTTGGAAGTCAATGGAAAAATTGTGGATGCATGCACCACCCTTATGCAATGTGTAAAggttttaattttgaaatccCGCGTGCTACAGCAGGAAATTGTCGCATCTCAAAAAG GAAACGCAAGTGCTAACGAATTCTATAAGCGCAACAGTCAATGGTCGGACGGCTTGATATCGGCTTCAAAAAGCGTTGCCAAGGCTGCAAATTACCTGGTGGAGGCCGCCAATAATGCCATTGAGAGTGAATCTGGAAAGAACTTTGAGCTTATAGTCGCTGCCCAGGAAATTGCTGCCTGCACTGCCCAAATGGTGATTGCCAGTAAAGTCAAGGCTAATCGTAATAGCCAGAATCTGACGGATCTTACGAAAGCATCGCGCAGCGTTACTCAGGCCACTGGAACGTTGGTGGCCACTGTTAAAGATTGCAATTCCCAACTGGAAGAGCTAAACGAGAAGGAACTCTCCAATCTAACACCATCCCAAATAAAGaccatggaaatggaaattcatgTTAAAGTTCTCGAAACCGAACAGGCGCTGCAGACACAGCGCATGAAGCTGTCGGCGTTTAGGAGGGAGCACTACAAAAACACCGATTACTAA
- the LOC117895662 gene encoding uncharacterized protein LOC117895662, which yields MQSNKVIFLVFGVLALVIAASLSTEAVEQDSEGISDRRYRWASEEDNSQASEEDADEEDQDDQSNNSGDDGTWEEEIIEYVPAEQSWEDLESGSAEA from the exons ATGCAGTCCAACAAAGTTATCTTCCTAGTCTTCG GTGTCCTGGCTCTGGTCATTGCCGCAAGCCTGTCCACTGAGGCTGTGGAGCAAGACAGCGAAGGCATCAGCGATCGTCGCTATCGTTGGGCTTCGGAAGAGGACAACTCGCAAGCCTCAGAAGAAGATGCTGACGAGGAAGATCAGGATGATCAGAGCAACAATTCTGGTGATGATGGCACCTGGGAAGAGGAAATCATTGAATATGTGCCAGCCGAACAGTCCTGGGAAGACCTGGAGAGTGGCTCTGCTGAAgcttaa